From a single Lacerta agilis isolate rLacAgi1 chromosome 3, rLacAgi1.pri, whole genome shotgun sequence genomic region:
- the MBOAT2 gene encoding lysophospholipid acyltransferase 2 isoform X2, with protein sequence MMIITQKITSLAYEIHDGMFRKEEELTQSQRCLAVRRMPSLLEYLSYNCNFMGILAGPLCSYKDYITFIEGRSYQLTQSEANGKEEIKYEQTDPSPNTAVAQKLIVCGLSLLFHMTVSKTLPVEYNIDEHFQATASLPTRVIYLYLSLMAARPKYYFAWTLADAINNAAGFGFRGYDKSGLSHWDSISNLRILHIEFSTSFKMFLDNWNIQTALWLKRVCYERASFSPTIQTFILSAIWHGVYPGYYLTFITGVLMTMAARTIRKNIRHYFIDSPAIKLCYDIMTWMMTQVAISYTVVPFVLLSVKPSYLFYSSCYFCLHIACILVLLISPLKRTQKGNKEQESIQPSWSKKQGQRGGGGGDDEEEKGVMGHNSYSTANSFNQKREITCRNTTLKQ encoded by the exons ATGATGATAATTACACAGAAAATCACAAGCTTGGCGTATGAAATTCATGATG GAATGTTTCGAAAGGAGGAAGAACTGACACAATCACAGCGATGCTTAGCTGTGAG GCGCATGCCAAGTCTACTGGAGTATTTAAGTTACAACTGTAATTTCATGGGTATCCTGGCAGGCCCATTATGCTCTTATAAAGACTATATTACTTTCATTGAAGGCAGATCATACCAACTGACACAGTCTGAAGCAAATGGGAAAGAAGAGATAAAATACGAACAAACAGATCCCTCTCCAAAT ACAGCTGTGGCGCAGAAACTCATAGTGTGTGGACTATCCTTGTTGTTTCATATGACTGTTAGCAAAACTTTGCCTGTAGAGTACAACATCGATGAACATTTCCAAGCAACAGCTTCGCTGCCTACAAGGGTTATCTACTTGTACCTGTCTCTTATGGCTGCCAGACCTAAATATTACTTTGCGTGGACGTTGG CAGATGCAATTAATAATGCAGCTGGGTTTGGATTTAGAGGATATGATAAAAGTGGACTCTCGCACTGGGATTCAATTTCAAATCTAAGAATTCTTCATATAGAG TTCTCAACAAGTTTCAAGATGTTTCTCGATAACTGGAATATCCAGACAGCTCTTTGGCTGAAAAG AGTATGTTATGAACGGGCCTCCTTCAGTCCAACAATACAAACCTTTATCTTGTCAGCCATTTGGCATGGGGTATATCCAGGATATTATTTAACATTCATAACAGGAGTACTCATGACAATGGCAGCACGAACT ATTAGAAAGAACATTAGGCACTACTTTATTGACTCCCCAGCCATTAAATTATGTTATGATATCATGACATGGATGATGACTCAAGTAGCAATAAGTTACACGGTGGTCCCATTTGTACTTCTCTCCGTAAAACCATCATACCTGTTTTACAG ttCCTGTTACTTCTGCCTCCACATAGCCTGCATTTTAGTACTGTTGATATCTCCATTGAAAAGAACTCAAAAAGGAAATAAAGAGCAAGAAAGCATCCAGCCCTCTTGGTCCAAAAAGCAGGGtcaacgaggaggaggaggaggagacgatgaagaagaaaaaggcgTCATGGGACATAACAGTTACTCTACGGCAAATAGTTTCAATCAGAAAAGAGAAATCACCTGCAGAAATACAACACTGAAGCAATGA